ATTGTCGTGGATAATGCGACCGGTCCGGTTCATCGTGAGTTCTCCCGCTGCCATGATGAAATCCGAATGGGAACAAGCCTTCCTGACAGCCTTGGCCGGTTGGAGCTGCGCATCCCGACGCCCGAAGTCAGCTTTTTCTCGGTCGCAACATCGCTTCAGTCTGAAACCGGCGGCAATCTGATCGAGACAATGGAAGGCCTTGCCGGGCAGCTGAGAGAGCGTCGCAAGTTGAAAAAGAAAGCCCGTGCATTGACGTCCGAGGCACGCGCAAGTGCCATGATCCTTGCCGCCCTCCCTTTCGCTGTGATGCTGACTATCGGCCTTTTGAACGGGTCTTACCTTACCCCGCTTTATTCCGACCTGCGCGGGCAGATCATGGCAGCCGTAGCGCTTGTAAGCATCGGGTTGGGTGTTCTCATGATGATGAAGATGGGCAAGCTCGATGTCTGATAACGTCATGCAATATGTCACCTGGCTGGCCTTTGCCGGTCTTGCCCTCACCATGCTCGGGATGGCGGCACTTGTGCGTTTCGAGAGCCAGCGCATGCAACAAACCAAGCGTCTTGCGCGGGCAACAGGCTCTGCACCGCTGCGCAGTGCCTCGACACAAGGCCGGCAGGGCAGTAGCCTCTCTCATCTGATAGCGCAGTTACGCCATCTGGTTGTGCAGGTAGGAGAACGGTTTTCCGTTGTTCTTGGGGGTGAAGCCCGCGAGACGGCAGCAGAGCTTTCTTCGGCCGGATACCGCAGCCGCGATGCCCTGTTGATCTATGCCTTCCTCAAGACCGTGCTGCCGCTTGCCGCTGTGGTGACCGGCATCCCATGGGTGTTGATGAACTACCCGTTCGGCATCGACATGATGATGCCTGCCGGTGCCGTCATTGCAGTTGCGCTGACCATTTCAAAGGGTGTTGATTTTCAGGTCTCCCAAAATCGCAAAACCCGCCTTGCCAACATACGGCGCGGTTTTCCCGATATGCTCGAACTGCTCGTCATCGCGTCGGAGGCGGGTCTTGGCCCGCAGCCCGCTTTGCAACGCGTCGCCACCGAGCTTGCCTCGACCAGTCCAGAGCTTGCGCAGGAAATCCGTCAGATGGTTGCAGAGATGCGGATGACCAACGACCGCCGCAACGCCTATGACAAATTGAACATCCGCGCGCCTTTGCCTGAAATCGGCGTGTTTACACAAACACTCGATCAATCAGACACCTACGGCACGCCGTTTTCCCGCGCCATGCGCACACTGATCGCCGAGCAGCGCTCCAACCGTCTGATGGCGGTGGAAGAGCAAGCAGCAAGGTTGCCCGTCATCATGACCCTGCCGCTGATCTTCTTCATCATGCCTGCTGTATTTGTAGTGCTGATCGGTCCCGCTGTGCTGAGCGTCTTCGACAACATCATTTCCGGAGGATGAGCCAAATGCGAACCCCGTTGATCGACCGCCTGAACTTTTTCCGCCGCAACGAATCCGGTGCAGTAGCCGTCGAGTTTGCCCTGATTGCGCCGCTGCTATTTGGTCTTTTGTTCGGCATCATCACTTTGGGCTATTTCATCGGTATCAACCATTCTGTGAACCAGCTTGCCGCGGGTGCTGCCCGCGCCTCTGTCACCGGATTGAACCAGACAGAGCGATCAGCGCTCGCCAACAACTATTTGTCAGAGGCAGGCAGCAGATATCCGTTGCTCACGCCCGCGTCAGTCAGCCCAACTGTCGTTTTCGAGGGGGGCAACCCCGAAGGCATTACGGTGACAGTGGCCTATGCGGTTGACGGGTCTATGCTCGGGATCGCCAACAACCTTCTTGGGCTCGACATCACTAGCATCAACGGAAGCGCCTACCTTGCGTATTGAATGGCTCATCCGTTTCAAGCGCGCCGAAGACGGTGCCGTCGCGATTATCGTGTCGCTGTTGCTGGTTGTCCTGATGGGTTTTGTCGCACTGGGCGTCGATACCGCGTCGCTTTACCGCGAACGGGCGCAGTTGCAGTCGGTCAGTGATCTGGCAGCCATAAGCGCCGTTGCCTTACCTGACGATGCGAATGCACGTGCGCTGCATACAATGGGTCGAAATTCGAAAGCACCCGGCGCGCTGGACGAATTGCAAACAGGACGGTTTCTGCGCAACCCCGCGATCCCGCCCGAAGACCGGTTTACACCACTGGCCGCAGGTGACCGCAAAACGAATGCCGTGCGCGTTGTCCTGCAAGATGACGCGCCATTGCACTTCGCCAAGATATTCACGGATGACACTCACATCACTCTCGACCGGACCGCGCTTGCCTCGCGTACTGGTGCTGTGAGCTTCTCGCTGGATAGCCACCTTGTGCGACTGGGCGGCGCGTCCTTGAACGATGCGCTGCAACAGCGGTTCGGCGCAGGCGCGAATATATCAATCGGGAACATGCAACTTCTTGCTGACGCAGACATCGATTTAGGATCCCTGCTGGAAGCGTTGGACAGTCGCATCGGGGGAGGTTCGCTCAACCCCGCCGAAATCCTGAATGCCACAACAACCGCCGGCGACATCATTGCATCGTTGCAATCCGTCCTGACCGGTCCGCTTGCCAACAGCCTAAGCGGTCTTGCCGGTGCCGCAGGATCAGCAACATTTGACGTGTCATCCTTGGTCGGAGGGATCGACACAGAGCTTGGACTGACTGCTACCGAATTCCTTGCCGACATCGAGGTATCAGCGCTGGACGTCATCAAAGCTCTGGTCGCTGCTGAAACCACAGCGAATGGAACAACGCTGGACACTGCGGTGAGCGTTCCTGGTGTACTGTCCGCAACAGCAAACCTTGTAGCCGGAGAACCGCCCGCCAGATCGGGCTGGGTCGCGCTGGGCGAAGAGGACGTTCAGTTGCACCGCGCGGCGATACGCTTGGAGTCAGAGATCGAAGTAGAACCTGATCTTTTGGGCCCGCTTGGTGTCGGCATCGAGGTCGCGTCGCTGCATGTCCCCATCTACACCGAACTGGCGGGGTCAACTGCCACGCTGGATCGGATGGCGTGTCACATCACCTCGCCCCAAGGTATCGCGGCGTCGTTTGAAACGTCACCGACACCCCTGCATCCCATGAACGGCACTTCGGTTGCTGCGCTCTATCTTGGTACGCTTCCCGAAGGCACCGGTCCTGTCGACCCCGCGACGCTGGCATTTGCCGACCTCCTGACCGTCTCTATTTCAGTCAAGGTGCCGCCGCTTATTGACCTAACCATTCCCGGTGTTGTCATTCAGGCACGATCCTACGTCGCCGTCGGCCAGTCCCAGCAAGAAACGCTCAGCTTCACTCATACAGAGGTCGCGGATGGCAACATCACAAAGCACTTCGGGTCCGGTGAGCTTTTGTCCACAGCGGTGACGAGCCTTCTATCCTCAGACAGAACCGAGCTGCGGGTAAAGCCGCAGCAGGCGGGACTGATCGCAGGGCTGGCTGCGCCGGTTGTTGAGAACCTATTGACGATCCTGCCCGCAAAACTGCTGTCCGGTCTCGCGACACCCGTCGATGCAGTGCTGGATGGTACTCTCTCAACGATCGGTGTGAACCTCGGCGAGGGTGAACTGACCCTGACCGGACACCACTGCGAACCTATAAGGCTGGTGCGATGATGAGGATGCAGTCACTCAACCGGATGCCGATGCATCCGAACGCAAAACAACCGACCCCTTCGGACCGGTTGTATGAACTGAATTTCTTGGATCGCTTAGCCGGCAGATTGGGACCGGCCCACAAGAGGCAAGACCTTGCGTGTCATCACCTGAACTTTCGTAACTTTCGGTTCATGGGCCATGCCGCAAACCTCATCGGTAACAAAACCAATCAACTGATAACGCGTCTCAAGACCCGATTTTTGATAGATACGGCTAAGCTGCGATTTGACTGTTGCGATAGCACTGCCGCGCATTTCGGCAATTTCGCTATTGGAAAAACCCTTAACCACAAAAATTGCCACATCCGCTTCAGCTTGGGACAGACCCCAATCAGAGGCATAGCGCAAAATGACCGTTTCTTTAGCAGCAGGTTCACCAGCACCGGGGGCCAGTTTCTCTTTCCGCTGCCAATCCATATATGAGCTTAGCTGCTTGAAACTGATATAGGCAACCGCTGCGGTAAAACCGAAGAACAGGGCAAACATCCCCGATACAGTCGCAAAATCCATACTTACCCCCGGCAGGGCAATCGTCAAAACGATGTATGTCTTCAGTGCAGCGATCGCTGTGACGATAATACTTCCGGAAACCCAGATGCGTGCCATGAAACCATTCCTATTCAACGCAAATTCTACGAGTCTCATTTTTGAGAAGAAATGTGTCAGAATTTCGGCAGATGTAGGGTTTGTCAGACAGGTCAGTGTCAACTAAGCCGAACAATTGCGGAATATGGAGGCTTATAACCGTCCCGCCCGCGCCGCAGTTTTCAGCGCATCCCTCAGAAATCCTTTAGAATTAAACTATATTACGAGATCGAGAAGGATCGGCACACTACTTGGCCAGACAGTGCTATAATCAAAGCCAAATAGCTAAAATATATTTTACAACAAACCGAAGGGTTATCGGCATGGAATACATAGCCTGCCAGATGGACGACCTAAGGTTGCGCAAAGCAATGCCTATCTTTGAAACCGGCTGCGATTTAACTGGCAGCGATCGAGCGCGATTCTGTTTTTCGGCCTAAAATCGCTTGGCCGTGGTGACAGAGGCTTGGATATCCCTCGTGAATGCGGCACGTTTCCGTTGAGACATTCGCCCTCTCTTTTGCCAAGTCCAATCCGTTGACCACGGCAAAGCGTGCACAACTGAACCGTCAATCCGCCCCAGAAGGAATTACTGAAATGTTGAAATTCACGCCTGTCGCCCTCCTCATCCTTACCGCCAGTCATGTATCTGCCGAAGAGACGCGGCAGGAAGGTTCCCACGAGCATGGCGTTGGAGAGTTGAACATAGCGTTCGAAGGGAACGAGATCGGGATCGAACTTCACGCACCGGGGGCGGATATCGTCGGGTTCGAGTACGTGGCAACAAGTGACGAAGACCGTTCAAAAGTAAGTGCTGCTGTCGCGACCCTTGCGCGTCCCTTGGATCTGTTTGCCCTGCCAGCTGAAGCTGGTTGCACCGTTGTAACTGCAACCGCATCTTTGGAAGCCGAACATGATGAAGATGACCACGAAGAACACGCGCACCATGACGAACATGAAGACCATGATCACGGCGAAGAAGATCATGCAGAGCACGAAAACGAAGAGAGCCACGCCGAGTTCCACG
The Sulfitobacter noctilucicola genome window above contains:
- a CDS encoding type II secretion system F family protein; protein product: MSDNVMQYVTWLAFAGLALTMLGMAALVRFESQRMQQTKRLARATGSAPLRSASTQGRQGSSLSHLIAQLRHLVVQVGERFSVVLGGEARETAAELSSAGYRSRDALLIYAFLKTVLPLAAVVTGIPWVLMNYPFGIDMMMPAGAVIAVALTISKGVDFQVSQNRKTRLANIRRGFPDMLELLVIASEAGLGPQPALQRVATELASTSPELAQEIRQMVAEMRMTNDRRNAYDKLNIRAPLPEIGVFTQTLDQSDTYGTPFSRAMRTLIAEQRSNRLMAVEEQAARLPVIMTLPLIFFIMPAVFVVLIGPAVLSVFDNIISGG
- a CDS encoding TadE/TadG family type IV pilus assembly protein, which codes for MRTPLIDRLNFFRRNESGAVAVEFALIAPLLFGLLFGIITLGYFIGINHSVNQLAAGAARASVTGLNQTERSALANNYLSEAGSRYPLLTPASVSPTVVFEGGNPEGITVTVAYAVDGSMLGIANNLLGLDITSINGSAYLAY
- a CDS encoding pilus assembly protein TadG-related protein — translated: MRIEWLIRFKRAEDGAVAIIVSLLLVVLMGFVALGVDTASLYRERAQLQSVSDLAAISAVALPDDANARALHTMGRNSKAPGALDELQTGRFLRNPAIPPEDRFTPLAAGDRKTNAVRVVLQDDAPLHFAKIFTDDTHITLDRTALASRTGAVSFSLDSHLVRLGGASLNDALQQRFGAGANISIGNMQLLADADIDLGSLLEALDSRIGGGSLNPAEILNATTTAGDIIASLQSVLTGPLANSLSGLAGAAGSATFDVSSLVGGIDTELGLTATEFLADIEVSALDVIKALVAAETTANGTTLDTAVSVPGVLSATANLVAGEPPARSGWVALGEEDVQLHRAAIRLESEIEVEPDLLGPLGVGIEVASLHVPIYTELAGSTATLDRMACHITSPQGIAASFETSPTPLHPMNGTSVAALYLGTLPEGTGPVDPATLAFADLLTVSISVKVPPLIDLTIPGVVIQARSYVAVGQSQQETLSFTHTEVADGNITKHFGSGELLSTAVTSLLSSDRTELRVKPQQAGLIAGLAAPVVENLLTILPAKLLSGLATPVDAVLDGTLSTIGVNLGEGELTLTGHHCEPIRLVR
- a CDS encoding helix-turn-helix transcriptional regulator; translated protein: MARIWVSGSIIVTAIAALKTYIVLTIALPGVSMDFATVSGMFALFFGFTAAVAYISFKQLSSYMDWQRKEKLAPGAGEPAAKETVILRYASDWGLSQAEADVAIFVVKGFSNSEIAEMRGSAIATVKSQLSRIYQKSGLETRYQLIGFVTDEVCGMAHEPKVTKVQVMTRKVLPLVGRSQSAG
- a CDS encoding DUF2796 domain-containing protein codes for the protein MRHVSVETFALSFAKSNPLTTAKRAQLNRQSAPEGITEMLKFTPVALLILTASHVSAEETRQEGSHEHGVGELNIAFEGNEIGIELHAPGADIVGFEYVATSDEDRSKVSAAVATLARPLDLFALPAEAGCTVVTATASLEAEHDEDDHEEHAHHDEHEDHDHGEEDHAEHENEESHAEFHAAYTLSCAYPAEVTKIDFVYFDTFPNALELEVQVISDRGASMFEVERDVPTLDLRNMF